From the Salvelinus fontinalis isolate EN_2023a chromosome 35, ASM2944872v1, whole genome shotgun sequence genome, one window contains:
- the LOC129834238 gene encoding midkine-B-like — protein sequence MRGLFSIVVVLLVALMIVTTEAGKNKKEKGKGAKGGASDCAEWRYGSCVPNNGDCGVGVREGTCNDQMRKLKCKVPCNWKKEFGADCKYKFGSWGECDTATGSKNRSGTLKKALYNAECQPTIKVSKPCPAKTKTKSKGKKGRGKEN from the exons ATGCGGGGTTTGTTCTCAATAGTTGTGGTGCTTCTGGTGGCCTTGATGATAGTCACCACTGAAGCAGGTAAAAACAAGAAAG AGAAGGGGAAAGGGGCCAAGGGTGGTGCCTCTGACTGTGCTGAGTGGCGCTATGGTAGCTGTGTACCTAACAACGGAGACTGTGGAGTTGGTGTCAGAGAGGGCACCTGCAACGACCAGATGAGGAAACTGAAATGCAAAGTGCCTTGCAACTGGAAGAAGGAGTTCGGCG CTGACTGCAAGTAtaagtttggcagctggggtgagtGTGACACAGCTACTGGATCCAAGAACCGGTCTGGAACCCTGAAAAAGGCCCTGTACAACGCAGAGTGCCAACCCACCATCAAGGTGTCTAAGCCATGCCCCGCAAAGACCAAGACAAAGTCCAAAG GAAAGaagggaagagggaaggagaaCTAA